A section of the Deinococcus sp. KNUC1210 genome encodes:
- a CDS encoding ABC transporter permease, whose protein sequence is MQKTQASTPSNRAIIIERLREAGILAILLLGAVVFSFSVPSFFSVDNAINGIGLSAAINTIVAIGLTYVIITGGIDLSVGSTAALSAVIGADLMQRGLPALLAVLVALAVGAVAGLVNGLLVTRVQLAPFIVTLGTMTFYRGLALSYTNGQPILSLPDGYKRALGGDVLGLPIPLIAALLLVAVFTLILRYTKTGQYILAIGGNAEAVRLSGINTTRYITLTYVISGMLAAFAALVLIAQLGAAEPILGSGWELSAIAASVVGGTSLAGGKGNVVGALLGALLLSMLQNVLTLLGVQAFYQLLATGLIIIGAMVIDRYTRGN, encoded by the coding sequence ATGCAAAAGACTCAAGCGTCCACGCCCTCTAACCGCGCCATCATCATCGAACGGCTGCGCGAGGCCGGCATTCTGGCGATTCTGCTGCTGGGTGCGGTCGTGTTCAGCTTCAGCGTGCCGTCGTTCTTCTCTGTTGACAATGCCATCAACGGCATCGGGCTGAGTGCAGCCATCAATACCATCGTGGCGATCGGCCTGACCTACGTGATCATCACGGGCGGTATCGACCTGAGTGTGGGTTCGACGGCGGCCCTCTCAGCCGTCATTGGGGCTGACCTGATGCAGCGGGGACTTCCAGCGCTCCTGGCCGTCCTGGTCGCGCTGGCCGTCGGTGCCGTGGCAGGGCTGGTCAATGGTCTGCTGGTGACGCGGGTACAGCTGGCCCCCTTCATCGTGACGCTCGGTACCATGACCTTCTACCGGGGCCTGGCATTGTCGTACACCAACGGGCAGCCGATCCTGTCCCTGCCGGACGGCTACAAGCGCGCCCTGGGCGGTGACGTGCTGGGCTTGCCGATTCCGCTGATCGCCGCGCTGCTGCTGGTGGCCGTGTTCACATTGATCCTGCGCTACACCAAGACCGGCCAGTATATCCTGGCGATTGGCGGCAACGCCGAAGCTGTGCGGCTGAGCGGCATCAACACCACTCGGTACATCACCCTGACGTACGTGATTTCCGGCATGCTGGCGGCCTTCGCGGCGCTGGTACTGATTGCCCAGCTGGGCGCGGCCGAGCCGATCCTGGGGAGTGGCTGGGAACTGAGCGCCATCGCGGCTTCGGTGGTCGGTGGCACCAGTCTGGCGGGCGGCAAGGGCAACGTCGTCGGGGCGCTGCTGGGTGCACTGCTGCTGAGCATGCTCCAGAACGTCTTGACTCTGCTCGGCGTGCAGGCGTTCTACCAACTGCTCGCGACCGGACTGATCATCATCGGGGCCATGGTGATTGACCGTTACACCCGCGGGAACTGA